Proteins encoded in a region of the Neodiprion virginianus isolate iyNeoVirg1 chromosome 2, iyNeoVirg1.1, whole genome shotgun sequence genome:
- the LOC124297300 gene encoding uncharacterized protein LOC124297300 — protein MSFYNYLRDLFNFGGRKNQQNNHSQYGFEDQWQHGHEFRNPIWQTDEDDDDDNDDFRQRGQQIFGSGHFNIHSNPFEITQYFERQIDDMLKNFFGFSQDGIMLPFGDKAQGHFQDSMLMAPSKQGNLRDEVLKPGYESLESKNFHAPVEEKLDVNLDGRITSEELSQAWKDLSSLQRNNSGTNTSQQHPFSFHSFGQSISTKIIRKPDGSIEQYRTVRDSVGNEETTVTRQIGDKSHTVVVKKEKNGAKTETKYVNPINPMEPNPEQTFIGVMDDQRQQQSPLSSFPWHKFFGPKL, from the exons atgtcattttataattatttacgaGACCTTTTCAACTTCGGAGGacgaaaaaatcaacaaaacaaCCACTCGCAATACGG ATTTGAGGACCAGTGGCAACACGGACATGAGTTTAGGAATCCAATCTGGCAGACAGAtgaggatgatgatgatgacaaCGACGATTTCAG GCAACGTGGACAGCAAATCTTTGGCTCCGGACACTTCAACATTCACAGCAATCCTTTTGAAATCACTCAGTACTTTGAACGCCAAATAGATGacatgttgaaaaatttctttggaTTTAGTCAAGATGGTATTATGTTACCGTTCGGTGACAAAG CTCAGGGCCATTTTCAGGATTCGATGCTTATGGCCCCATCAAAACAAGGAAACTTACGGGATGAAGTTTTAAAACCAGGTTACGAAAGTCTTGAGTCTAAGAATTTTCACGCACCTGTCGAAGAAAAATTGGATGTTAATTTGGATGGAAG GATTACTAGTGAAGAGTTGTCTCAAGCCTGGAAAGATCTTTCATCCTTACAAAGAAATAATTCTGGTACTAATACATCTCAGCAGCATCCATTTTCTTTCCATTCATTCGGACAATCCATTTCtacaaaaattattcgcaAGCCAGATGGATCTATTGAACAATATCGTACGGTCAGAGACTCTGTAGGAAATGAGGAAACTACTGTCACACGTCAGATTGGCGATAAATCACATACCGTCGttgtaaaaaaagagaaaaatgggGCGAAAACTGAAACTAAGTATGTGAATCCCATCAATCCAATGGAAC cTAATCCTGAGCAGACATTCATAGGTGTTATGGATGATCAGAGACAGCAGCAGAGTCCTTTAAGCAGCTTTCCATGGCATAAGTTTTTTGGTCCTAAATTGTAG
- the LOC124297305 gene encoding protein SYS1 homolog has product MNNISGQFRKMTWDPILIISQIIAVQAVIYVCLGVWIWIVASLLGSTKSLDYAFQYSELHVRDLGGKMVITMFLFNALIGALVLWWIVQRTKQCMDFACTAHLIHLLCCWGYNYSFPTSFSWWCLNIVSVTIMCIFGEFLCMRTELQAIPLGMNTQKTAL; this is encoded by the coding sequence ATGAATAACATTTCTGGACAATTTCGAAAGATGACATGGGATCCAATCCTGATAATATCACAAATAATAGCCGTTCAAGCAGTGATATACGTTTGCCTTGGAGTGTGGATATGGATTGTTGCCTCACTTCTTGGATCGACCAAATCATTGGATTATGCTTTTCAGTATAGCGAACTCCACGTTCGTGATCTGGGTGGTAAAATGGTCATCACTATGTTCTTGTTCAATGCCTTAATTGGAGCTTTGGTCTTGTGGTGGATTGTACAAAGGACTAAACAATGTATGGATTTTGCGTGCACCGCTCATCTGATTCACTTACTCTGTTGTTGGGGTTACAATTACAGTTTTCCAACAAGTTTCAGCTGGTGGTGCCTGAACATCGTTTCTGTTACCATAATGTGCATATTTGGAGAATTCTTGTGCATGAGAACTGAACTTCAAGCAATCCCTCTTGGAATGAATACCCAAAAAACAGCTTTGTAA
- the LOC124297307 gene encoding NADH dehydrogenase [ubiquinone] iron-sulfur protein 6, mitochondrial, whose translation MACKKVVCLLGNQTKVCKINVPAFTTGIRNKASWEPVEKETHTGQKWDAKDYRLVRFVDKPKQVNPNWAINLIDDVPPTPTTKRVVACDGGGGPTGHPKVYINLDKPGNHSCGYCGLRFYKEDAH comes from the exons ATGGCGTGCAAGAAAGTTGTCTGTCTGCTTGGGAATCAAACGaaagtttgcaaaataaaCGTCCCGGCTTTCACAACCGGAATACGTAACAAAGCTTCTTGGGAGCCCGTCGAAAAAGAAACGCATACTGGCCag AAATGGGACGCGAAGGATTATCGATTGGTGAGATTTGTGGATAAACCAAAACAAGTGAATCCAAACTGGGCTATTAATTTAATCGATGACGTTCCGCCAACTCCAACAACGAAGAGAGTTGTTGCCTGTGACGGTGGAGGTGGACCCACTGGACACCCTAAAGTCTACATTAACTTG GACAAGCCTGGGAATCATTCCTGTGGGTACTGCGGACTTAGATTCTACAAAGAAGATGCTCACTAG
- the LOC124297306 gene encoding U6 snRNA-associated Sm-like protein LSm4 — MLPLSLLRTAQNHPMLVELKNGETYNGHLVSCDNWMNINLREVICTSRDGDKFWRMPECYIRGSTIKYLRIPDEVIDMVKEDVQMKSRGRGEMKGRGGQNQRGGRGGGGGGGGGGGRGTFGGRGGRGPAPLGRGGNQGGNKPQNKPRTK, encoded by the exons ATG CTACCGCTTTCATTGTTGAGAACAGCACAAAATCATCCTATG ctcGTCGAACTCAAAAATGGAGAAACATACAATGGACACTTGGTTAGCTGTGATAATTGGATGAACATTAATCTCAGAGAAGTCATCTGCACATCCAGG GATGGTGACAAATTTTGGAGGATGCCAGAATGCTACATTCGTGGTAGTACCATTAAGTATCTCAGAATTCCAGATGAAGTTATAGACATGGTTAAAGAAGACGTTCAAATGAAATCGAGGGGACGAGGTGAAATGAAAGGACGTGGCGGTCAAAATCAACGAGGCGGTCGAGGCGGaggcggaggtggaggtggaggtggtggCAGAG GCACTTTCGGAGGACGTGGGGGAAGAGGCCCTGCGCCTTTAGGTCGAGGTGGTAATCAAGGTGGCAACAAACCCCAAAACAAACCAAGAaccaaataa
- the LOC124297294 gene encoding TLD domain-containing protein 2 isoform X11, giving the protein MSYAVSRLFDLLYVPPLRAIVRHVSPFLYRRVDDLYRFISAWVPALYGELDENLWRERGYILSDTDTDLAAELSPEYSPLQDRDLADLAEAGKSGLSSDIDDISGRTRESWELIKAPYAKLYSILKTSSASADSEQLAHDSEALSKSEELRRALYATSVGSIDADVIVPDLVGTTEILSDEHREHLCRHLPARAEGYQWKLVFSTSLHGFSLNSMYRKMNKLESPILLVIEDTGGNVFGALTSCSLHVSDHFYGTGESLLFRFTPKFQAFNWTGDNLYFIKGNNESLAIGAGDGKFGLWLDGDLYQGRTQSCSTYGNEPLAPHEDFVVKTLECWAFV; this is encoded by the exons GGTCGACGACCTTTACCGGTTCATAAGCGCCTGGGTACCAGCCCTCTACGGCGAACTAGACGAGAATCTATGGAGGGAACGGGGTTACATTCTTTCCGACACCGACACCGATCTCGCAGCGGAACTTTCGCCGGAGTACTCGCCCCTTCAAGACAGAGATCTCGCCGATCTCGCCGAGGCCGGGAAATCTGGACTCTCATCAGATATCGACGATATATCAGGACGCACCCGTGAATCATGGGAG CTGATCAAGGCCCCCTACGCAAAGCTGTACAGCATCCTGAAGACGTCGAGCGCATCGGCCGATTCGGAGCAGCTGGCTCACGACTCCGAG GCACTGTCCAAGAGCGAGGAGCTCAGACGAGCCTTGTACGCAACCAGTGTTGGATCCATTGATGCAGATGTGATTGTACCAGACCTAGTTGGGACCACAGAAATACTGAGCGATGAGCACAGAGAACACCTATGTCGTCATTTACCAGCTAGGGCTGAGGGCTACCAATGGAAGCTTGTATTCAGTACCAGCCTTCACGGCTTCAGTCTGAACAGCATGTACCGTAAAATGAATAAGCTTGAGAGTCCTATACTGTTGGTGATCGAGGACACAGGTGGCAAC GTATTTGGAGCATTGACGTCCTGTTCTCTACACGTAAGTGATCACTTCTATGGAACTGGGGAATCTCTGCTGTTCCGGTTCACACCAAAGTTTCAGGCATTTAATTGGACTGGTGACAACCTCTACTTTATCAAGGGGAATAACGAGAGTCTTGCTATTGGTGCTGGAGA TGGGAAATTCGGGCTCTGGCTAGATGGTGACTTGTACCAGGGTAGGACACAATCATGCAGTACCTATGGTAATGAACCCCTCGCACCGCACGAGGACTTTGTTGTCAAAACTCTGGAGTGCTGGGCTTTCGTGTAA
- the LOC124297294 gene encoding TLD domain-containing protein 2 isoform X12, which translates to MPKSRIPNSIAKITKYLKQKGKALSKSEELRRALYATSVGSIDADVIVPDLVGTTEILSDEHREHLCRHLPARAEGYQWKLVFSTSLHGFSLNSMYRKMNKLESPILLVIEDTGGNVFGALTSCSLHVSDHFYGTGESLLFRFTPKFQAFNWTGDNLYFIKGNNESLAIGAGDGKFGLWLDGDLYQGRTQSCSTYGNEPLAPHEDFVVKTLECWAFV; encoded by the exons ATGCCGAAGTCAAGAATACCCAACTCGATCGCAAAGATCACGAAATACCTGAAGCAAAAGGGCAAG GCACTGTCCAAGAGCGAGGAGCTCAGACGAGCCTTGTACGCAACCAGTGTTGGATCCATTGATGCAGATGTGATTGTACCAGACCTAGTTGGGACCACAGAAATACTGAGCGATGAGCACAGAGAACACCTATGTCGTCATTTACCAGCTAGGGCTGAGGGCTACCAATGGAAGCTTGTATTCAGTACCAGCCTTCACGGCTTCAGTCTGAACAGCATGTACCGTAAAATGAATAAGCTTGAGAGTCCTATACTGTTGGTGATCGAGGACACAGGTGGCAAC GTATTTGGAGCATTGACGTCCTGTTCTCTACACGTAAGTGATCACTTCTATGGAACTGGGGAATCTCTGCTGTTCCGGTTCACACCAAAGTTTCAGGCATTTAATTGGACTGGTGACAACCTCTACTTTATCAAGGGGAATAACGAGAGTCTTGCTATTGGTGCTGGAGA TGGGAAATTCGGGCTCTGGCTAGATGGTGACTTGTACCAGGGTAGGACACAATCATGCAGTACCTATGGTAATGAACCCCTCGCACCGCACGAGGACTTTGTTGTCAAAACTCTGGAGTGCTGGGCTTTCGTGTAA